GCTTCCGTGGCCACCTACTGCGCCGCGGAGCTGCGCCGTCTGGCCGAGGGCTTCCAGCGCACCTTCGGGCTCAGCGTGACGCCCACCGCGCTCAGCAAGAGCATCGACACCTACAACGCCCTCCGGGCCCGCCTCCGGGCGCTCTACGCCTTCCGGATCGAGGAGCCCCAGAAGCTGTCCACCCCGGACATGTACGCGGTGATTCGAGCCGCGAGCCTGGTGCCGCCCGACGAGGGCATCGCCCGGCTCGATACCCTCCTGGCGGAGCTGCCCCAGCGCAGTGCCCGGCCCCGCGACCGGCTCCGGGTGGTGATCGAGGGTGCCTTCTGCGAGCAGCCCCCTCTCGGGCTCCTCGAAGTGGTGGAAGAGGCCGGCTGCTACGTGGTCGAGGACGACCTGATGCTCGGCTGGCGCTGGTTCACCGGCGACGTCGGCGGCGACGGCGACCCCTTCGAGCGGCTGGGGGCGGCCTACGTGAACCAGGCGGTGCCCTCCTCGACACGACACGAGAGCCGGGAGCACCGTTCCCAGGGCCTCATCGAGAAGGTGCGCCGGTCGAAGGCGCAGGCCGTGATCTTCATGCCGGCCAAGTTCTGCGAGCCGGCGCTGTTCGACTACGTGCTCATGCGGCAGGGGCTGGAGCGCGCGGGGATCCCGCACATGCTGGTCGAGTTCGAGGAGAAGATGTGGACCTTCGAGCGCAGCCGCAACGAGATCGAGACCTTCGTCGAATCCATGATGTTCGACTAGTGCCGGGCCGATGAACTTCGCCAGACTTCGTTCTCGGTCGGCGCGGGCGCTCAACGTACATCTAGTACGCCT
This region of Candidatus Rokuibacteriota bacterium genomic DNA includes:
- a CDS encoding 2-hydroxyacyl-CoA dehydratase — its product is MSAEAIIERCRELVGQPLGAVAEQWKAQHPGGRAVAVYPVWAPAEIIHAAGMLPLSLLGGGTSVELTHADARFQSFVCSIAKSSLELGFQGQVKGVDGFVYSNICDVARNLSSIYQRNFQDVFVEYLHLPQNSTSASVATYCAAELRRLAEGFQRTFGLSVTPTALSKSIDTYNALRARLRALYAFRIEEPQKLSTPDMYAVIRAASLVPPDEGIARLDTLLAELPQRSARPRDRLRVVIEGAFCEQPPLGLLEVVEEAGCYVVEDDLMLGWRWFTGDVGGDGDPFERLGAAYVNQAVPSSTRHESREHRSQGLIEKVRRSKAQAVIFMPAKFCEPALFDYVLMRQGLERAGIPHMLVEFEEKMWTFERSRNEIETFVESMMFD